The Candidatus Methylacidiphilales bacterium genome segment GGGTGCAGGCTGTTGCGCGCATACGGGACTAAACTTAGACAACAGTTGTGACCTGTCATGCTCTTTTGGGACAGGGACGGATGCTGCCAGGAATGCAAAAATCGCCTGCCAACCCCGCCTGTGGGCGCGCGCCGACAGGGGAAACCTCTCCCACCAGACATGTGATTTTGCACCGCAGGGTTCCGGCCTTTCTCAACCCATTTGTAACACCAACTTGATATGTCCGAAACATGGGCTTGATAGAAATGGTTCGTGACTTGCTCCAAAAGATGCTCGAACAGGAACCGCAAGGGCCGGGCAAGGGCCGTTGCCTAACCAACCTTAAACTTTATTATTATGAACTCTCTGAACAAAGTATTTTTAATCGGAAACCTGACGCGCGACCCGGAAATACGCCACACGCCCAAAGGGATCGCCGTGGGTGATTTGGGGATGGCAATCAACATGCTGTCCCGCGGGCCGGACGGGGCTGAAAAGGAAGAGGTTTGTTATGTGGATGTGGTGCTCTGGGGGCGCCAGGCGGAAGCCTGCAAGGAGTACCTGGGCAAGGGGGCTCCGGTTTTTGTGGAAGGCCGCCTGCAGTTCGACCAATGGGAAAGCCAGCAGGGCGAAAAGCGCAGCCGTCTGCGCGTGCGCGCCGAGCGGGTGCATTTTTTGGGCCGTGGTGGTGGAAACTCAGGCGGGAATTCCCGGGACGATGCTGCGGAACGCGGCTCCAGCGGCCGCAAAGCCGAGAGCAAGACGGGCGAGTCCCGGGTCCGGGAATCGCATGTCAGCCCGCTTTCCAACGCCACCGATGACGAGATGCCGTTGTAGATATTCATTCCACAAAAGCGCCGGATTTTTGATTTTGAAAACCATAGGCACAACCTTTCCGCCAGCCGCCGGCCATCTTGACAAGCGACACTCCGAGTGTCATTTTCAAATTATGAAGCTGAAGACGGTTTCCATGCTGGAATTGCGTTCC includes the following:
- the ssb gene encoding single-stranded DNA-binding protein, encoding MNSLNKVFLIGNLTRDPEIRHTPKGIAVGDLGMAINMLSRGPDGAEKEEVCYVDVVLWGRQAEACKEYLGKGAPVFVEGRLQFDQWESQQGEKRSRLRVRAERVHFLGRGGGNSGGNSRDDAAERGSSGRKAESKTGESRVRESHVSPLSNATDDEMPL